TGGCCAACATCGGCGACCGCGAGGGCGCTCCGCTGCTAAGTTCCGGCGCCACCCAATGGATCATCAACCAAGGCGTAAAGCTCGTCGGATTCGACGAATCCTTCGCGATCGAGCAGAGCGGATCGCAGGCCAATCACCGCCGGCTGCTGGGCGCCGGAATCGGCGTGATCCACAACCTGATCAACCTGGATCGCACTTCCGGCCGGCGGGTCGCGGTGATGGCCCTGCCGCTGGCATTGCTCGGCACCGCCAGCGCGCCCTGCCGGGTCGTGGTCATCGACTGACAGCTCCCCGTTCGGCGGGGCGGCGCCTGCGGCCACAGGCGCCTTTCGATGCTTGGAGCAAAAGCGCTGATCGATCGAGCGTGGCCCATGCGATCGTTACGCTTGGGCCTTCTCCTGCATGATCTGGATCAGATTGCCGCACGTATCGTCGAAGACCGCGGTGACAACCGTCCCGAGGTCGGTTGGCGGCTGCAAGAATCGCACGCCTTCGGCTTCCAGACGCTCGTGCTCGGCTGCGACGTCGTCGACCGTAAAGGCCGTGAACGGGATCCCGTCCTCCACGAGCGCCTTCCGGTAAGGACCGACCGCGGGGTGCCCGGCGGGTTCCAGAACCAACTCCGTACCATCCGGATCTTCCGCGGATACGACGGTGATCCAGGCGTATTCGCCCATCGGAATGTTGTGCTTCAAGCGGAAACCAAGAGTCTCCGTGTAGAAACGCAGTGCCTCCTGCTGGTCGTCTACGACGACGCTGGTATGGTTAATCCTCATTCCTCGGTGCCCTCCGTTGGCGGGTTGGAATTGTGCGATTGTGTTGAGACCGGCCACCGCTCCCCGATTGCCTTGAGTGGGTCGCCCACGAACCAGTGGAGCTTCGACCTCCCTTCGCGCCGCGTGCGAACCAGCCCGGCAGCTTCCAAGACGGCCAGATGCTGCGATATCGCCTGCCGCGAGGAGTTGATGCCGTGCTTCATCACCAGACGCGAGCAGAGTTCGAAGAGCGACTGACCAGACCGATCGACGAGCTCGTCCAAAATGGCTCGCCTGGTCGGGTCAGCGATCGCGCGGTAAACGTCCAAATCGAACTCTCGGGCAAGTGTTGGCCTCGACGGCTCAATGATACGCAATCACAGGCTTGCATAAAAACTGGGCGCATCCCGCAGCGCCACTCGGTTTGGGACCGGGTCGCCTGCAGTCCGGAGTCATCGCCCGCTGGCGGCCGACCGGGCGGGACTAGGCGTTCCCGGTGCCGCCGGGCAGCCGGCCTCGCGCGCCGCGCCTAACGGTTCAGCAGGCTGGCCGCGATTGCCTGCGCCCCACCGATGTCGGCGGCGAACCGATCGGCAGGGATGTTCTTGAGCACCCTCAGGGATTCGAGCGTGGCCGCCGGTGCGCCGGCAAGCCCTACGACCACGCAGTCCGTGTCCTGCGAATCGGCAACGTCGATCATTTGTTCGACCACCAGCGCGGCGCTGTCGTCGATATAGACGGTCTCCGAGAAGTCGAGGATGACAACTTCGTGGTCGCGGATGTCAACGCCGATCGTGTTGATCAGCTTGCTGGACGAGGCGACCGTAAAACTCCCGCGCAACGCCACCAGGCCGACCCGGGCTGAATAGGCATCGCTCCCTTCGGCGACCCCCGCGTCGGACAGGAAGCTCTTGTCCAGCAAGGGCAGCGAGACCACGCTGTCCAGCTCCAGGCGCTCGAACTGCCTGGCGCTGGCCATCCCGGCCGCAATCAACCCGATCGCCACGGCCGTAACCAGGTCCAGGAACACGGTCAAGCCCAGGGTGATGAGCATTACCAGGAGATGCTCGCGCTGGACCCGGTGAATGCGCATTACGAAGCGCCAGTCGACGATGTCCCAGCCGACTTTCATCAGGATTCCGGCCAGGGCCGCGTGCGGGATCGCCTCAACGTACCGGCCCAAGCCGAGCACCAGGCCGAGCAGGATGACCGCCCTGATCGCGCCCGAAACCGGGGTCCTGCCGCCGGCGCGGATGTTTACGACCGTTCCCAGGGTCGCGCCGGCGCCCGGCAGGCCGCCGATGAACCCGGCGATCAGGTTCCCGATGCCCTGGCCCACCAATTCGCGGTCCGGATTGTGGCGGGTGCGCGTCATCGAATCTGCGATCAGCGACGTCAGCAGGCTGTCGATCGCCCCCAGCAGGGCGATCGTCACCGCCGGTTGGACCGCCCTCATCAAGACGTCCCCGGAGAGTTCGGGGAGCTGCAGGTTTGGCAGTCCGCTCGGAACGTCGCCGATTGCGGGCGCGTCGGTGAGCCAGAGCACCCCCATGAGGGTGCCGGTGATCAGCGCCGCCAGGGTGGGCGGAAGGTATTTCCGGAACCGGTCCGGCCAGCCGATGCCGACCGCCAGCGTTGCTGCAGCGATCGCGAAAGCCGAAAGATTGAAGTTGGCGACCGCGTCCGGCCAGGCCGCTACCGCGCCATTGGGCCCTCCGGTCGCCACCGCGGCGCCCATGAAGGGCAGCGTGTGCACGAGCATCACGATGATGCCGATCCCGGTCATGAAGCCCGAGATCACCGAATACGGGGTGTAGGAGACGAAGCGGCCGATGCGCAAGACGCCCAGGAGCGCCTGGATTATTCCGGCCATGATCACGATCGTGAACGCCTCGGCCAGGCTGTTGGCGTGGGCGGTGACTATGACCGCCATCGCCACCGACATCGGCCCCGTCGGTCCGGAAATCTGCGAGCGGGTCCCGCCGAAAACGGCGGCGAAGAATCCGACCGCGATCGCGCCGTAGAGCCCCGCCACCGGACCCAGCCCGGACGCCACTCCGAAGGCGAGCGCCACCGGCAGGCCGACCACCGCGGAGGTGACGCCGCCGAAGACGTCGCCGCGGAAAGTCCGGAGCGAGTAATTCATTGCAGGAATTTGCCGACCGGCGGCACCGGACCGGGCGCTGCCGGCGGCATCGCCGCTAACCGGGAGATTCCTTAACCGGCGAGCCGCCTAGGATCCGGCTTCGGACCACCACATCCGCAAGTCGTCCTCGAAGGGTTTCGCGTACTCCTCCGATCCGACGAGGCCGATCTGGCCGCGCCCTACATTGGCGCTGCCCAACCCGTCCATGCGGGGGTCGACGTAGCGATCGCACCAGGATTCCAGGTCCGCGCGCAACCGAGCGAGGACGTCGGCCTGGGCGGGTGCGTCGGCCAGGTTTTCGAGTTCCCCGGGATCGTTGAGCAGGTCGTAGAGCTCGCTTTTGCCCAGCTGGTAGTGATGGATGTACTTCCAGCGGCTTTCGCGGACCATCCGGGTCGGACCGTATTCGTCGACAACGAATACGCTTTTTTCGGCTCCGATTCCGGCACCGCGCAGCAGTCCGGAGAAATCACGTCCCGGCAGGGGGCGGTCCCAGGCCGGTTCGACCCCGAGGTATCCGAGCAGCGTGGGGGCGTAGTCGTATTGGCTCAGCAGGTGCTCGCAGATAAGTCCTTGCGGGACGTGGCCGGGGCGCGACATCAGTGAAGGGACCTTTACCGCGGTGTCGTACATGCAGAACGGATAGGTGCCGTTGCCCTTGCCCCAGATGCCGTGGTGACCCATGTTCATGCCGTTGTCGGCGTTAAAGACCACCAGGGTGTTCTCGCGCAGCCCGTTTTCTTCGAGCCAGTCAAGCAGGCGCCCGATGTTGCGGTCCATCTCCTCGATCGCGGCGAAATAGCCGCTCAAGGCGATGCGGCGGTTCTCGGGCGTGTCGCCGATGGTCGCGGCGCTCTCTTCTTTCCAGATCTGGTTTGGATGGACCGGCTCGCAGGGAACCGATTCGAACGCGCAGTTGTCGTAGTAGTCGCCGAACACGTCTTCCGGATGGTGCTCGCGGGTCCAGGGAGCGTGCGGGGCGGTGTAGTGGACGTTCAGCGAGAAAGGCGAGTCCGCGCCGCGCTGTTCTTCCAGATAAGCGAGCGCGTTGTCTGTTATCAGGTCGGAAACGTACCCTTCCGGACGATGCAGCTTGCCGTCGGAGATCATCGGCGGTCGGAAGTAGTCGCCGGCTCCGCTGGCGTGGGCGCTCCAGTACCTGAATCCCAGCTGGGCCTGTGGCGAGACCCCCAGGTGCCACTTGCCGCTGAGACCGCAGTCGTAGCCGGCGGCCGACAGCGCCTCTATGTACGACCGACGACCGGCGAGG
The Chloroflexota bacterium genome window above contains:
- a CDS encoding VOC family protein, encoding MRINHTSVVVDDQQEALRFYTETLGFRLKHNIPMGEYAWITVVSAEDPDGTELVLEPAGHPAVGPYRKALVEDGIPFTAFTVDDVAAEHERLEAEGVRFLQPPTDLGTVVTAVFDDTCGNLIQIMQEKAQA
- a CDS encoding helix-turn-helix transcriptional regulator; this translates as MDVYRAIADPTRRAILDELVDRSGQSLFELCSRLVMKHGINSSRQAISQHLAVLEAAGLVRTRREGRSKLHWFVGDPLKAIGERWPVSTQSHNSNPPTEGTEE
- a CDS encoding SulP family inorganic anion transporter, whose translation is MNYSLRTFRGDVFGGVTSAVVGLPVALAFGVASGLGPVAGLYGAIAVGFFAAVFGGTRSQISGPTGPMSVAMAVIVTAHANSLAEAFTIVIMAGIIQALLGVLRIGRFVSYTPYSVISGFMTGIGIIVMLVHTLPFMGAAVATGGPNGAVAAWPDAVANFNLSAFAIAAATLAVGIGWPDRFRKYLPPTLAALITGTLMGVLWLTDAPAIGDVPSGLPNLQLPELSGDVLMRAVQPAVTIALLGAIDSLLTSLIADSMTRTRHNPDRELVGQGIGNLIAGFIGGLPGAGATLGTVVNIRAGGRTPVSGAIRAVILLGLVLGLGRYVEAIPHAALAGILMKVGWDIVDWRFVMRIHRVQREHLLVMLITLGLTVFLDLVTAVAIGLIAAGMASARQFERLELDSVVSLPLLDKSFLSDAGVAEGSDAYSARVGLVALRGSFTVASSSKLINTIGVDIRDHEVVILDFSETVYIDDSAALVVEQMIDVADSQDTDCVVVGLAGAPAATLESLRVLKNIPADRFAADIGGAQAIAASLLNR
- a CDS encoding sulfatase-like hydrolase/transferase, with the protein product MASTDPQTPNLLFILSDDQGAWAMGCAGNEEVRTPHLDRLATTGIRFTNFFCASPVCSPARASILTGQIPSQHGVQDFLRAGNSVELEQDGLEIEYLAGRRSYIEALSAAGYDCGLSGKWHLGVSPQAQLGFRYWSAHASGAGDYFRPPMISDGKLHRPEGYVSDLITDNALAYLEEQRGADSPFSLNVHYTAPHAPWTREHHPEDVFGDYYDNCAFESVPCEPVHPNQIWKEESAATIGDTPENRRIALSGYFAAIEEMDRNIGRLLDWLEENGLRENTLVVFNADNGMNMGHHGIWGKGNGTYPFCMYDTAVKVPSLMSRPGHVPQGLICEHLLSQYDYAPTLLGYLGVEPAWDRPLPGRDFSGLLRGAGIGAEKSVFVVDEYGPTRMVRESRWKYIHHYQLGKSELYDLLNDPGELENLADAPAQADVLARLRADLESWCDRYVDPRMDGLGSANVGRGQIGLVGSEEYAKPFEDDLRMWWSEAGS